TGTAATCCCGCAGCGGCAGGCCGGTCCAACCCTGGTCATCCCAGGTGAAGTTCGGGTCAATCACCGCGGACGGTCCATGCACGCCCGCGGGCTGGAGGCGGGACGCCGGATCAGGGAACTCGCGCTGGCCGTCGAGCCGATAAAAGTATCGCGCGCCGGGCTTGATTCCGTTGAGAATCGCCGCGAGATAACCGTCCTTGGCGCCCCTCAATTGCGCGAACCGTTCTCCTCTGCCAACAAGATGAACTTCGACCTGGCGTGCTCGCGGCGCCCACACAGAAAAGGAACATCGCCCACGACCAAGGTAGTGTGATCCCAAGGCG
The sequence above is drawn from the Verrucomicrobiota bacterium genome and encodes:
- a CDS encoding malto-oligosyltrehalose trehalohydrolase, translated to MTALGSHYLGRGRCSFSVWAPRARQVEVHLVGRGERFAQLRGAKDGYLAAILNGIKPGARYFYRLDGQREFPDPASRLQPAGVHGPSAVIDPNFTWDDQGWTGLPLRDY